In a genomic window of Oncorhynchus keta strain PuntledgeMale-10-30-2019 chromosome 28, Oket_V2, whole genome shotgun sequence:
- the LOC127913027 gene encoding general transcription factor II-I repeat domain-containing protein 2A-like, translated as MESLKGKTRGEDLYEQVSAVIERMKLPWSKLANVTTDGSSNLTGKNIGLLKRIQDKVKENPDQDVILLHCIIHQESLCKSVLQLNHVVDPVVKLVNFIRARGLNHRQFITFLEETNADHQDLLYHSRVRWLSLGKVFQRVWELKDEIRSFFNLMGKSDEFPELSDTNWLCDFAFAVDIFSHMNELNVKLQGKDQFAHDMYTNVRAFKSKLVLFSRQMSNKSFAHFPTLAVQKEAARNAKKYCKSLDDLHREFCRRFCDFENHRSCNWN; from the coding sequence ATGGAATCACTGAAAGGGAAAACGCGAGGAGAGGACTTATATGAACAGGTGTCTGCTGTCATCGAGAGAATGAAGCTACCTTGGAGTAAACTTGCCAATGTCACCACGGATGGATCGTCAAATTTAACTGGAAAAAACATCGGGCTGCTGAAAAGAATCCAGGATAAAGTGAAAGAAAACCCTGACCAGGATGTTATTTTACTTCACTGCATCATTCATCAGGAGTCTCTGTGTAAGTCTGTATTGCAGCTTAATCACGTCGTGGATCCAGTTGTAAAACTTGTCAACTTCATACGAGCAAGGGGACTTAATCATCGTCAGTTCATTACGTTCCTGGAAGAAACTAATGCGGATCACCAGGACCTACTTTACCACTCTCGCGTCCGCTGGTTAAGTTTGGGGAAAGTGTTTCAACGAGTCTGGGAGCTCAAAGATGAGATTCGCTCATTTTTTAATTTAATGGGGAAATCCGATGAATTCCCCGAGCTGAGCGACACAAACTGGCTTTGTGACTTTGCGTTTGCTGTGGACATATTTTCACACATGAATGAGCTGAACGTGAAGCTACAGGGGAAAGATCAGTTTGCGCACGACATGTACACAAATGTGAGAGCCTTCAAATCCAAGCTGGTTTTATTCTCCAGGCAAATGTCAAACAAATCTTTCGCACATTTCCCCACACTAGCCGTGCAGAAAGAGGCCGCCCGAAATGCGAAGAAATACTGCAAATCACTGGACGATCTGCACAGAGAATTTTGCCGTCGGTTCTGTGATTTTGAAAACCACAGGAGCTGCAATTGGAACTGA